A genomic stretch from Candidatus Hinthialibacter antarcticus includes:
- the spoVG gene encoding septation regulator SpoVG: MDITEVKVYPVRKHDDKLKAFATIILDDCFVIRDLKVINGNTGLFVAMPSRKKADGTYADIAHPLNQDTRHKMEQTVLGEYNKVMEELEANGGESFGDYDNRDETIGA; the protein is encoded by the coding sequence ATGGATATCACAGAAGTTAAAGTTTACCCTGTCCGCAAACACGACGATAAACTCAAAGCGTTTGCGACAATCATATTGGATGATTGTTTTGTTATTCGTGACCTAAAAGTCATTAACGGCAATACAGGGCTTTTTGTGGCAATGCCCAGCCGCAAAAAAGCTGACGGAACCTACGCCGATATCGCCCACCCGCTGAACCAGGACACACGCCATAAAATGGAACAAACGGTTCTTGGCGAATACAACAAAGTCATGGAAGAATTAGAAGCCAATGGCGGCGAAAGCTTTGGCGACTATGACAACCGGGACGAAACCATCGGCGCGTAG